The following are encoded in a window of Flavobacteriales bacterium genomic DNA:
- a CDS encoding sigma-70 family RNA polymerase sigma factor, whose product MEEASDKELLDLLRAEGSRHYGFNLLVKRHQQRLYAFIRRMVTDHDEAKDVLQNTFIKAWNGLDGFRGDAQLFSWIYRIAHNECLDHLRRLRRGLFVDQEAVLERLTATLDHDEHFSGEEIERRLQRAVMRLPDKQRAVFTMRYFQAMKYEEMSAITGTSVGALKSSYHIAMKKVEEWVTTDRTK is encoded by the coding sequence ATGGAAGAAGCCTCCGACAAGGAACTGCTGGACCTGCTGCGCGCCGAGGGATCGCGGCACTACGGCTTCAACCTGCTGGTGAAGCGCCACCAGCAGCGGCTCTATGCGTTCATCCGCCGCATGGTCACCGACCATGACGAGGCCAAGGACGTGCTGCAGAACACCTTCATCAAGGCCTGGAACGGGCTGGACGGCTTCCGGGGAGACGCGCAACTCTTCAGCTGGATCTACCGCATCGCCCACAACGAATGCCTGGACCACCTGCGCCGTCTGCGCCGCGGCCTCTTCGTGGACCAGGAAGCGGTGCTGGAACGCCTCACGGCCACGCTGGACCATGATGAACATTTCAGCGGTGAGGAGATCGAAAGACGCCTCCAGCGCGCAGTGATGCGCCTGCCCGACAAGCAACGCGCGGTGTTCACCATGAGGTACTTCCAGGCGATGAAGTACGAGGAGATGAGCGCCATCACCGGCACTAGCGTGGGCGCACTGAAGAGCAGCTATCACATCGCCATGAAGAAGGTGGAGGAATGGGTGACCACCGATCGAACCAAATGA
- a CDS encoding transketolase family protein, which produces MSTYPVRDKKDTRSGFGAGLLELGRTNPDVVALCADLTGSLKMDAFEKEFPDRFIQVGVAEANMMGIAAGLTIGGKIPFTGTFANFSTGRVYDQIRQSIAYAGKNVKICASHAGLTLGEDGATHQILEDIGLMRMLPGMTVVVPCDHDQTRQATLAIAAHEGPVYLRFGRPKWPVFIPQDMPFEIGKAQLLVEGADVSLFACGHLVWNALRAAEELAGEGIRAEVINVHTIKPLDEAAILASVRKTRCAVSCEEHNRHGGLGDAIAQSLAMHAPTPLEYVAVQDTFGESGTPEDLLRKYKLDVPDVVAAARRAIARK; this is translated from the coding sequence ATGAGCACCTACCCCGTACGCGACAAGAAGGACACCCGCAGCGGCTTCGGCGCCGGCCTGCTCGAACTGGGCCGCACCAACCCCGATGTGGTGGCCCTGTGCGCCGACCTCACCGGCTCGCTGAAGATGGACGCCTTCGAGAAGGAGTTCCCCGATCGCTTCATCCAAGTGGGGGTGGCCGAAGCCAACATGATGGGCATCGCGGCGGGACTCACCATCGGCGGCAAGATCCCCTTCACCGGCACCTTCGCCAATTTCAGCACCGGCCGCGTGTACGACCAGATCCGCCAGAGCATCGCCTACGCCGGCAAGAACGTGAAGATCTGCGCCAGCCACGCGGGCCTCACCCTGGGCGAAGACGGCGCCACGCACCAGATCCTGGAGGACATCGGGCTGATGCGCATGCTGCCAGGCATGACCGTGGTGGTACCCTGCGACCACGACCAGACGCGACAGGCCACGCTGGCCATCGCCGCGCATGAAGGTCCCGTCTACCTGCGTTTCGGCCGGCCCAAGTGGCCTGTGTTCATCCCCCAGGACATGCCCTTCGAGATCGGCAAGGCACAACTGCTGGTGGAAGGCGCCGATGTGAGTCTCTTCGCATGCGGCCACCTGGTGTGGAACGCGCTGCGCGCCGCCGAGGAACTGGCCGGGGAGGGTATCCGTGCGGAGGTGATCAACGTGCACACCATCAAGCCGCTGGATGAGGCCGCCATCCTGGCCTCTGTGCGCAAGACCCGTTGCGCGGTGAGCTGCGAGGAACACAACCGGCACGGTGGGCTGGGCGACGCCATCGCGCAATCACTGGCGATGCACGCGCCCACACCACTGGAATACGTGGCCGTGCAGGACACTTTTGGCGAAAGCGGCACACCGGAAGACCTGCTGCGCAAGTACAAGCTGGACGTGCCCGACGTGGTGGCCGCCGCCAGGCGGGCCATCGCCCGCAAGTGA
- a CDS encoding VWA domain-containing protein produces MHAIGTLFRVDRKDRRRMGSTKRFLFPVLLTFVSTLLFAQPRQDGDSQPPLTRMLFVFDASNSMNAFWGNKTRLEVAKDLMLRSLDELEGKPDLELALRVYGNRSPISGGKQDCDDTTLEVPFSANSAPAMRTLMKGLRAVGTTPIARSLERSADDFPAATTPAGSQPKRGERAIRNVIILITDGIEACDEDPCAVSRALQSKGITLKPFVIGVGLEEAEKYTLRCIGNFFDADTPELFEHVLKIVLSQALNTTTAQIDLLTDEGKPLETDVPVTLYDQRTGQIRYHIVHTLNDRGQPDTLMLDPVLTYRVVAHTLPPSESGEVRLKPGQHNTITLPAGRGTLRFKVGSGPADAHVIQTIVRRKGDMSTLHVQELGAEQLYRTGLYDLEVLTLPRLAIPDVRIEQGKVTEIAVPRPGVLNVLAATPGHGAIFVKRDDHLEWVADLDATVTRMQLRLLPGKYQVTYRSRNAKRTELSLTKEILIESGRSATLSF; encoded by the coding sequence ATGCACGCGATCGGCACGCTTTTCCGCGTTGACAGGAAAGACCGCCGCCGCATGGGCAGCACCAAACGTTTCCTCTTCCCGGTCCTGCTCACCTTCGTGAGCACGCTCCTATTCGCGCAGCCGAGGCAGGATGGCGACTCCCAGCCGCCGCTCACGCGCATGCTCTTCGTATTCGATGCCAGCAACAGTATGAACGCCTTCTGGGGGAACAAGACCCGGTTGGAGGTGGCCAAGGACCTGATGCTGCGATCACTGGACGAATTGGAAGGCAAGCCCGATCTGGAGCTGGCGCTTCGCGTCTACGGCAACCGCAGTCCCATCTCCGGCGGCAAGCAGGATTGCGACGACACCACTTTGGAAGTGCCCTTCTCGGCCAACAGCGCCCCGGCCATGCGCACCCTGATGAAAGGCCTGCGCGCCGTGGGCACCACCCCCATCGCCCGCTCCTTGGAGCGTTCGGCCGACGACTTCCCGGCGGCCACCACACCGGCTGGATCGCAGCCCAAACGCGGGGAACGCGCCATCCGCAACGTCATCATCCTCATCACCGATGGCATCGAGGCCTGCGACGAGGACCCCTGTGCCGTGAGCCGCGCACTGCAATCCAAGGGGATCACGTTGAAACCCTTCGTCATCGGTGTGGGCCTGGAGGAAGCGGAGAAGTACACGCTTCGCTGCATCGGCAACTTCTTCGACGCCGACACACCGGAACTCTTTGAGCACGTGCTGAAGATCGTCCTCTCGCAGGCCCTCAACACCACCACCGCCCAGATCGACCTGCTCACCGACGAAGGCAAGCCCTTGGAGACCGATGTGCCGGTGACGCTCTACGACCAGCGCACGGGCCAGATACGCTACCACATCGTGCACACCCTGAACGATCGCGGCCAACCGGACACCCTGATGCTCGATCCGGTGCTCACCTACCGCGTGGTGGCCCACACGCTTCCGCCGAGCGAGTCAGGCGAAGTTCGCCTGAAACCCGGCCAACACAACACCATTACCCTGCCGGCCGGCCGGGGAACGCTGCGCTTCAAGGTGGGTTCAGGCCCTGCGGACGCGCACGTGATCCAGACCATCGTGCGGCGCAAGGGCGACATGTCCACCCTGCATGTGCAGGAGCTCGGCGCCGAGCAGTTGTACAGGACCGGCCTGTATGACCTGGAGGTGCTTACCCTGCCGCGCCTCGCCATTCCCGATGTGCGCATCGAACAGGGCAAAGTGACGGAGATCGCCGTGCCGCGCCCCGGCGTATTGAATGTGCTGGCCGCCACCCCGGGCCACGGCGCCATTTTCGTGAAGCGCGATGACCACTTGGAGTGGGTGGCCGATCTGGACGCCACGGTCACCCGCATGCAATTGCGCCTGTTGCCCGGCAAGTACCAGGTGACCTACCGCAGCCGCAACGCCAAGCGCACCGAACTGAGCCTTACCAAGGAGATCCTCATCGAAAGCGGACGATCCGCCACCCTTTCCTTCTGA
- a CDS encoding transketolase produces the protein MADLDHLKRITDQVRRDIIRMVHAVQSGHPGGSLGCTEFFTVLYFHILRHDPKNWTMDGRGQDLFFLSNGHISPVWYSVLARSGYFPVGELATFRKIDSRLQGHPTTHEGLPGVRMASGSLGQGLSVAIGAAMAKKLNDDDHLVYSLHGDGELQEGQIWEAAMSAAAHKVDNLISTVDWNNRQIDGDVDQVMPLGDLKAKWLAFGWDVVDLPHGNDPAAVIKGLEEAKGRTGKGKPVVVLMRTEMGQGVDFMMGTHKWHGVAPNDEQAAKALAQLEETLGDY, from the coding sequence ATGGCCGACCTCGACCACCTGAAGCGCATCACCGACCAGGTGCGCCGCGACATCATCCGCATGGTGCATGCCGTGCAAAGCGGCCATCCCGGCGGCTCCCTCGGCTGTACCGAATTCTTCACCGTGTTGTACTTCCACATCCTGCGGCACGATCCGAAGAACTGGACCATGGACGGCCGGGGGCAGGACCTCTTCTTCCTGAGCAACGGCCACATCAGCCCGGTATGGTACAGCGTTCTGGCCCGCAGCGGATATTTCCCCGTGGGCGAACTCGCCACCTTCCGCAAGATCGATTCGCGTTTGCAGGGCCACCCCACCACGCATGAGGGACTGCCCGGGGTGCGCATGGCCAGCGGGTCGCTCGGCCAGGGCCTCAGCGTGGCCATCGGTGCCGCCATGGCGAAGAAGCTCAACGACGACGACCACCTGGTCTACAGCCTGCATGGCGACGGCGAACTGCAGGAAGGCCAGATCTGGGAAGCCGCCATGAGCGCCGCCGCGCACAAAGTGGACAACCTGATCAGCACCGTGGACTGGAACAACCGCCAGATCGACGGCGATGTGGACCAGGTGATGCCGCTGGGCGATCTGAAAGCCAAGTGGCTCGCCTTCGGCTGGGATGTGGTGGACCTGCCCCACGGGAACGATCCAGCGGCCGTGATCAAGGGGCTGGAAGAAGCCAAAGGCCGAACCGGCAAGGGCAAGCCCGTGGTGGTGCTGATGCGCACGGAAATGGGCCAGGGCGTGGACTTCATGATGGGCACGCACAAGTGGCATGGCGTGGCCCCCAATGATGAACAGGCGGCCAAGGCCCTGGCGCAATTGGAAGAGACCCTTGGCGACTATTGA
- a CDS encoding aminotransferase class V-fold PLP-dependent enzyme: MAIDVTQARALTPGCAQVLHFNNAGSSLMPTPVVEAVKAHLDLEARIGGYEAAAEAMRKWEHAYDAIATLLNCSRDEVAITENASRSWDLAFHALPLKPGDRILTGHAEYVSNWLAFLLVKQRTGCSVELVPDDEQGQIDVHALRRMMDDRVKLVALTHVPSSNGLINPAEEVGAIVRGSEALYLLDACQSAGQMPLDVRAIGCDILSATGRKFLRGPRGTGFLYVRHAIMDRLEPVFIEHWSATWTGRDTFRWRDDARRFETWEKSFANVIGLAEAVDHALHWGLGAIAQRVQGLAASLRVGLDTLPGVATRDPGLRKSGIVTFTVDGQDAMAIMKRLAAQRINVTVGRKEIARLDLEERGLDKVVRASVHYFNTEREVERFVEAIAQELP; encoded by the coding sequence ATGGCGATCGACGTTACCCAGGCGCGCGCACTCACACCAGGCTGTGCCCAGGTGCTCCATTTCAACAATGCCGGCAGCAGTTTGATGCCCACCCCCGTAGTGGAAGCGGTGAAGGCGCACCTGGACCTGGAAGCGCGCATCGGTGGCTACGAGGCGGCGGCCGAAGCGATGCGCAAGTGGGAACACGCTTACGATGCCATCGCCACCCTGTTGAACTGCTCGCGCGACGAAGTAGCCATCACCGAGAACGCCAGCCGCTCGTGGGACCTGGCCTTCCACGCATTGCCCTTGAAGCCCGGCGACCGGATCCTCACCGGCCATGCCGAGTATGTGAGCAACTGGCTCGCCTTCCTGCTGGTGAAGCAGCGCACGGGCTGTTCCGTGGAATTGGTGCCCGACGATGAACAAGGCCAGATCGATGTGCACGCGCTGCGCCGCATGATGGACGATCGCGTGAAGCTGGTTGCGCTCACCCATGTGCCCAGCAGCAACGGTCTGATCAACCCGGCGGAAGAAGTGGGCGCCATCGTGCGTGGCAGCGAAGCCCTATACCTGCTGGACGCCTGCCAGAGCGCAGGGCAGATGCCGCTGGACGTGCGGGCCATCGGTTGCGACATCCTCAGCGCCACCGGGCGTAAATTCCTGCGCGGACCTCGCGGCACGGGCTTCCTGTATGTGCGGCATGCGATCATGGACCGGTTGGAGCCGGTCTTCATCGAACACTGGTCGGCCACCTGGACCGGCCGTGACACCTTCCGATGGCGCGATGATGCCCGGCGCTTCGAGACCTGGGAGAAAAGCTTCGCGAACGTGATCGGCCTGGCCGAAGCGGTGGACCATGCCCTGCATTGGGGACTTGGCGCCATCGCGCAGCGGGTGCAGGGGCTGGCGGCATCGTTGCGCGTAGGGCTTGACACCCTGCCCGGCGTGGCAACGCGCGACCCCGGCTTGCGCAAGAGCGGCATCGTCACCTTCACCGTGGATGGGCAGGACGCCATGGCGATCATGAAGCGACTGGCCGCGCAGCGGATCAACGTCACCGTGGGGCGCAAGGAGATCGCGCGACTCGACCTGGAGGAACGCGGTTTGGACAAGGTGGTGCGCGCGTCAGTGCATTATTTCAACACGGAGCGCGAGGTGGAGCGATTCGTGGAGGCCATTGCGCAGGAGCTGCCGTAA
- the ychF gene encoding redox-regulated ATPase YchF → MKCGIVGLPNVGKSTLFNCLSNAKAQAANFPFCTIEPNVGVITVPDERLNKLAGLVKPQKVVPTTVEIVDIAGLVKGASKGEGLGNQFLGNIRECDAILHVLRCFDDPNVVHVDGSVDPVRDKEVIDIELQLKDLETVEARIKKVEKQAQIGEKEARRRFELLSRIREHLLKGESARAAIDANTDPALLNEFQLLTTKPVLYVCNVDDKSANTGNAYVDAVKKAVANENAEVMMVTAATEAEIATLETPEEREMFLADMGLAEPGVNKLIRAAYKLLRLQTYFTAGEKEVRAWTIHVGDTGPQAAGVIHSDFEKGYIRAEVIAFDDFVKYGSESACRAAGKLRTEGKDYVVQDGDVMHFLFNV, encoded by the coding sequence CTGAAATGCGGCATCGTAGGCCTGCCCAATGTGGGCAAGAGCACCTTGTTCAACTGCCTGAGCAACGCCAAGGCACAGGCGGCGAACTTTCCCTTCTGCACCATCGAGCCCAATGTGGGCGTGATCACCGTGCCCGATGAGCGCCTGAACAAACTGGCCGGGTTGGTGAAGCCGCAGAAGGTGGTGCCCACCACGGTGGAGATCGTGGACATCGCCGGGCTGGTGAAGGGGGCCAGCAAAGGAGAGGGTTTGGGCAACCAGTTCCTGGGCAACATCCGTGAATGCGACGCCATCCTGCATGTGCTGCGCTGTTTTGACGATCCGAATGTGGTGCATGTGGACGGCAGCGTGGATCCGGTGCGTGACAAGGAGGTCATCGACATCGAACTACAATTGAAGGACCTGGAAACGGTGGAGGCGCGGATCAAGAAGGTGGAGAAGCAGGCGCAGATCGGCGAGAAGGAGGCCAGGCGGCGCTTCGAGCTGCTGAGCCGGATCCGGGAACATTTGCTCAAGGGCGAGAGCGCCCGTGCCGCCATCGATGCGAACACCGATCCGGCGCTCCTCAATGAGTTCCAGTTGCTCACCACCAAGCCGGTGCTCTACGTGTGCAATGTGGACGACAAGAGCGCCAACACCGGCAACGCCTATGTGGATGCCGTGAAGAAAGCCGTGGCCAACGAGAACGCCGAGGTGATGATGGTGACGGCCGCCACCGAGGCCGAGATCGCCACGCTGGAGACACCGGAGGAACGCGAGATGTTCCTGGCCGACATGGGCCTCGCCGAGCCCGGCGTGAACAAGCTGATCCGTGCGGCCTACAAGCTGCTGCGCTTGCAGACCTATTTCACCGCGGGTGAGAAGGAGGTGCGCGCCTGGACCATCCACGTGGGCGATACGGGGCCCCAGGCCGCAGGCGTCATCCACAGTGATTTCGAGAAGGGATACATCCGGGCCGAAGTGATCGCCTTCGACGACTTCGTGAAGTACGGCAGTGAGTCCGCATGCCGTGCGGCCGGCAAGCTGCGCACCGAAGGCAAGGATTATGTGGTGCAGGACGGCGACGTCATGCACTTCCTGTTCAACGTCTGA
- a CDS encoding M3 family metallopeptidase codes for MRPSSDISIIPITCLLLMNTACTSPGSGTTAADIEFDRFVNTGLPYNAPDFNWIRQEYFKPAIEEGMRRQKEEVEAIATNAEAPTFANTIEALEKSGRLLDRASSVMYQLVSARTNGELQKIRAELSPKLAAHADAIAMDERLFARIKALHDQREQLGLDSVEKRLIERRYTGFARGGALLDEAGKKRLKAINEELSKLSTAFSDNVLAETNSGAVVVDDVKRLEGLGEAEIAAAADAAKSKDMEGKWLITLSNTTQQPVLASLKDRVLREQVYKASIARGSQGNAHDNLKGVARQAKLRAERARLLGYEDHAAYVLADEMAGTPKAALDLITGMVPAAVKNAQAEAAKLQAMMDREYARSATNRQAPRLMPWDWDYYAEQVRKAEYELDEAAIKPYLVLDSVLKNGVFHSAEVLFGITFRERADIPVYHPDVRTWEIFDADGMGIGLFYGDFFARDSKQGGAWMSGFVDQSFLLDELPVITNTCNYAKPPAGEPALISWDDVRTLFHEFGHGVHGMLSRVKHPYFSGTNVPRDFVEFPSQFQENFMLEPTVFASYARHYKTNEPMPQALAGKLLASTRFNQGYATTEYLAAALLDLEWHMLPADAPEVADPLAFEAEALMKHGIALDVVPPRYRTPYFSHIWGGGYSAGYYAYLWSEVLEADAYAWMQENGGMTRDNGLHYWGLILANGGSRDGKELYRALTGREPRVEPLLAKRGLR; via the coding sequence ATGCGACCGAGCTCCGATATATCCATCATCCCCATCACCTGTCTGCTGCTGATGAACACCGCTTGCACTTCACCTGGATCCGGCACCACCGCCGCGGACATCGAATTCGACCGCTTCGTGAACACCGGTCTGCCGTATAACGCGCCGGACTTCAACTGGATCCGTCAGGAGTACTTCAAACCCGCCATCGAGGAGGGCATGCGCCGCCAGAAGGAGGAAGTGGAGGCCATCGCCACCAACGCCGAGGCGCCCACCTTCGCCAACACCATCGAGGCGCTGGAGAAGAGCGGACGCCTGCTGGACCGCGCCAGTTCGGTGATGTACCAGCTCGTTTCCGCGCGCACCAACGGGGAGCTGCAGAAGATCCGCGCTGAGCTCTCGCCCAAGCTCGCCGCACATGCCGACGCCATCGCCATGGACGAGCGGCTCTTCGCACGGATCAAAGCACTGCACGACCAGCGCGAGCAACTGGGCCTGGACTCCGTGGAGAAGCGTCTCATCGAGCGCCGTTACACCGGTTTTGCGCGTGGTGGTGCGCTGCTCGATGAGGCCGGAAAGAAGCGCCTCAAGGCCATCAACGAGGAACTCTCCAAACTCTCCACAGCGTTCAGCGACAACGTGCTGGCCGAGACCAACAGCGGCGCCGTGGTGGTGGACGATGTGAAGCGCCTCGAAGGGTTGGGCGAAGCGGAGATCGCCGCCGCTGCGGACGCCGCCAAGTCCAAGGACATGGAAGGCAAGTGGCTGATAACCCTCAGCAACACCACGCAGCAGCCCGTGCTGGCGAGCCTGAAGGACCGTGTGCTGCGCGAACAGGTCTACAAAGCCTCCATCGCACGCGGGTCACAGGGCAACGCCCACGACAACCTGAAAGGTGTGGCCCGCCAGGCCAAGCTCCGCGCTGAGCGCGCCAGGCTGCTGGGCTACGAGGATCACGCGGCCTATGTGCTCGCCGATGAGATGGCAGGCACCCCGAAGGCCGCGCTGGACCTGATCACCGGCATGGTGCCCGCCGCGGTGAAGAACGCACAGGCGGAAGCCGCCAAGTTGCAGGCGATGATGGACAGGGAGTACGCCAGATCCGCCACGAACCGTCAGGCCCCGCGCCTGATGCCCTGGGATTGGGACTACTACGCCGAGCAGGTGCGCAAGGCGGAATACGAGCTGGACGAAGCCGCCATCAAGCCCTACCTGGTACTGGACAGCGTATTGAAGAACGGAGTGTTCCATTCCGCCGAAGTGCTCTTCGGCATCACCTTCCGGGAGCGTGCCGACATCCCCGTGTACCACCCCGATGTGCGGACCTGGGAGATCTTCGATGCCGACGGCATGGGCATCGGCCTTTTCTATGGCGACTTCTTCGCCCGCGACAGCAAACAGGGTGGCGCATGGATGAGCGGCTTCGTGGACCAGAGCTTCCTGCTCGACGAGCTGCCGGTGATCACCAACACCTGCAACTACGCCAAGCCGCCCGCTGGCGAGCCCGCGCTCATTTCCTGGGATGATGTGCGCACGCTATTCCACGAGTTCGGCCACGGCGTGCATGGCATGCTCAGCCGCGTGAAGCACCCTTACTTCAGCGGGACCAACGTGCCACGCGACTTCGTGGAGTTCCCCAGCCAGTTCCAGGAGAACTTCATGCTGGAGCCCACCGTTTTCGCCAGCTACGCCCGTCACTACAAGACCAACGAGCCGATGCCCCAGGCGCTCGCTGGGAAGCTGCTGGCCAGCACACGCTTCAACCAAGGCTACGCCACCACCGAGTACCTGGCCGCAGCCCTGCTCGACCTGGAGTGGCACATGCTGCCCGCCGATGCCCCCGAGGTGGCGGACCCATTGGCCTTCGAAGCCGAGGCATTGATGAAGCACGGCATCGCGCTGGACGTGGTGCCGCCACGTTACCGCACACCCTACTTCAGCCACATCTGGGGCGGCGGTTACAGCGCTGGTTACTACGCCTACCTGTGGAGCGAGGTACTGGAGGCCGATGCCTACGCCTGGATGCAGGAGAACGGCGGCATGACGCGCGACAATGGTCTGCACTATTGGGGGCTCATCCTCGCCAACGGCGGCAGCCGCGATGGCAAGGAGCTCTACCGCGCCTTGACCGGCCGTGAGCCGCGTGTGGAACCTTTGCTCGCGAAGCGGGGTCTTCGCTGA